A genome region from Bombilactobacillus bombi includes the following:
- a CDS encoding M20 metallopeptidase family protein — MTKSWFDLIPTSEMIKWRRYLHQNPELSFHEEKTSHYLIHQLKSFGDIKIEQPTPTSVLGTITGKSAGKRILLRADIDALPVQEETKLEFASQTPSVMHACGHDTHMAILLATAKVLVQLRNQFSGSVQVLFQHAEETPPGGAQEIVQSGYLKNIDAIIGLHIIPFLPTGSINVVLGGPVSTASDVMKLTIQGKGGHGSMPQNSIDPIIVGNEIINQIQTVVSRLTAPDELNVVNIGEFKAGSAPNVIADTAYLSASIRSVNQTTRQIIAQKIKAIVQNTCQTYGATPELDYQFYYDAVINDSSLSKLVYQSAQQVLGPQLVTTAGKTSASEDFSAYGKLAPLCYFILGGGLAAEGYKYANHSPQFIIDEKALINGVKTDIATVLNFLQ; from the coding sequence ATGACAAAATCATGGTTTGATTTAATACCCACATCTGAAATGATTAAGTGGCGGCGTTATTTACATCAAAATCCTGAGCTTTCATTTCACGAAGAAAAAACTAGCCATTATTTAATTCACCAATTAAAATCTTTTGGCGATATTAAAATTGAGCAACCCACGCCTACAAGTGTCTTAGGTACTATTACTGGTAAAAGTGCTGGCAAAAGAATTTTACTCCGGGCTGATATCGATGCACTTCCAGTCCAAGAAGAAACAAAATTAGAATTTGCTTCCCAAACACCTTCAGTAATGCATGCTTGTGGCCATGATACTCATATGGCAATCTTACTAGCAACTGCAAAAGTCTTAGTCCAATTACGAAATCAATTTTCCGGTTCGGTACAGGTTTTATTTCAGCACGCCGAAGAAACACCGCCAGGTGGTGCCCAAGAAATTGTTCAAAGTGGTTATTTAAAAAATATCGATGCTATTATTGGACTGCACATTATTCCATTTTTACCAACCGGCAGTATTAATGTCGTTTTAGGTGGACCAGTTTCCACAGCATCAGACGTTATGAAATTAACAATTCAAGGCAAAGGTGGTCATGGATCGATGCCTCAAAATAGCATTGATCCAATTATTGTTGGCAACGAAATTATTAACCAAATTCAAACTGTAGTTTCGCGTTTGACGGCGCCAGATGAATTAAACGTTGTTAACATTGGAGAATTTAAGGCTGGAAGTGCTCCGAATGTAATAGCTGATACAGCTTATTTGAGTGCCTCGATTCGCTCTGTTAATCAAACCACTCGTCAGATTATAGCTCAAAAAATTAAGGCGATTGTCCAAAATACCTGTCAAACATATGGTGCCACTCCAGAGTTAGACTATCAATTCTACTATGATGCCGTTATTAACGATTCTTCCTTAAGTAAGTTAGTTTATCAAAGTGCCCAACAAGTTCTCGGACCACAACTAGTTACCACCGCTGGCAAAACATCAGCTAGTGAAGATTTTTCGGCTTATGGTAAATTAGCGCCTCTTTGTTACTTTATTTTGGGAGGCGGTTTGGCAGCAGAAGGTTACAAATACGCTAATCATAGTCCTCAATTTATAATTGATGAAAAGGCATTAATTAATGGCGTTAAAACCGATATCGCAACCGTTTTAAATTTTCTGCAATAA